In the Synergistaceae bacterium genome, one interval contains:
- a CDS encoding radical SAM protein, translating to MYNFEEFTRPEWALMSQVSRPSRYCYSEWRPSAKNSWDGAELRVCLLFPDVYETGMSYYGFQIIEAFIHSMGKNYLADRAYCPWPDMAGLMRANNIPLSSAEQKKPVKDFDVVAFTLPHETSYTNILTMLQLSGLGIYSSERGNDSPLVIAGGYGAYNPDVMSAFVDVFCVGEAEAILPGLLAAIHGMKGRPRSEILKAVSEIAGCYVPVIGGKVTRQYTENIFTLDSMIVPSVGIVHDRAAVELFRGCGRGCRFCQAGMVNRPVRERPESEAAESILSIIRSTGWEEAGLLSLASCDYSGIEALIDDLSPTLSEHHAKLSLPSLRMDGFSVGLAEKLEGLRSKHGGITFAPEAGTQRLRDVINKGITEDMITACLTEIFSRGWERVKLYFMMGLPTETDEDLDAIAEISHMTLKLARSLGRRRASVSVSVSGFVPKPHTPFQWERQNDIDELREKGRRIKSQVHDRNISVNYHEPEQTYLEGLLSRGDRRLCDVIFRAWEKGACFDSWTEYFDLQRWLEAFNDCGIDPENYTRERNESETLPWDFVNVGLSKEFLLRERHKAYSGELTQDCRTGCAGCGIGCVK from the coding sequence ATGTATAACTTTGAGGAATTTACCCGGCCTGAATGGGCGTTAATGTCGCAGGTGTCGAGGCCGTCGCGTTATTGTTACAGTGAGTGGAGACCGTCAGCAAAAAATTCATGGGACGGGGCAGAATTGCGGGTGTGCTTGCTGTTCCCGGACGTTTACGAGACTGGCATGAGCTATTACGGCTTCCAGATAATAGAGGCATTTATTCACAGCATGGGAAAAAATTACCTCGCTGACCGCGCTTATTGTCCCTGGCCTGACATGGCCGGATTAATGAGGGCGAACAATATCCCGCTTTCGTCAGCAGAACAAAAAAAGCCCGTGAAAGATTTTGACGTTGTAGCCTTCACACTTCCTCATGAGACAAGCTACACGAATATATTGACGATGTTACAGCTATCGGGGCTGGGTATATATTCCTCAGAGCGCGGAAATGACTCACCCCTCGTTATCGCCGGGGGCTACGGTGCGTATAACCCTGATGTGATGTCGGCATTCGTGGATGTCTTCTGCGTGGGCGAGGCTGAAGCGATATTGCCGGGATTATTGGCCGCGATTCATGGCATGAAAGGTCGCCCACGTTCCGAAATCCTGAAGGCCGTATCAGAGATTGCCGGGTGCTACGTTCCTGTAATCGGCGGGAAAGTTACACGTCAGTACACGGAAAATATTTTCACGCTGGACTCTATGATAGTGCCGAGCGTGGGAATCGTTCACGACCGGGCCGCGGTTGAGCTGTTCCGTGGGTGCGGAAGGGGCTGCAGATTCTGCCAAGCGGGAATGGTAAACCGTCCTGTGAGGGAACGACCAGAGTCAGAAGCCGCAGAGTCAATACTCAGCATAATACGGTCTACAGGATGGGAGGAAGCCGGGCTTTTGTCGCTCGCGTCATGCGATTATTCCGGGATTGAGGCTCTCATTGATGACCTTTCGCCGACACTCAGCGAACATCACGCAAAATTGAGCCTCCCAAGTCTGCGGATGGACGGATTTTCTGTAGGGCTTGCCGAAAAGTTAGAGGGACTCCGCTCAAAGCACGGCGGAATAACTTTCGCGCCTGAAGCCGGGACTCAGCGGCTCCGGGACGTAATCAACAAGGGCATAACGGAAGACATGATTACAGCCTGCCTCACGGAAATATTTTCGCGCGGATGGGAGCGAGTCAAGCTGTATTTCATGATGGGACTGCCGACAGAAACGGACGAGGATTTAGACGCTATAGCCGAAATATCACACATGACGCTGAAATTAGCGCGTTCATTGGGACGCAGGCGGGCAAGTGTCAGCGTATCGGTGTCGGGATTTGTGCCTAAGCCGCATACCCCGTTTCAGTGGGAGCGTCAGAATGACATTGACGAACTACGCGAAAAGGGCAGGCGCATAAAGTCTCAGGTTCACGACAGAAATATATCCGTGAATTACCATGAGCCGGAGCAGACTTATCTTGAAGGATTGTTATCACGCGGGGACAGAAGGCTCTGTGATGTGATATTCAGGGCGTGGGAGAAGGGCGCGTGTTTCGACAGTTGGACGGAATATTTTGACCTTCAGCGATGGCTTGAGGCGTTCAATGACTGCGGGATTGACCCGGAGAATTACACCCGCGAAAGAAACGAGTCCGAGACTCTCCCGTGGGATTTCGTGAATGTCGGACTGAGCAAAGAATTTCTCCTCCGTGAAAGGCACAAAGCATACAGCGGTGAATTGACTCAAGACTGCCGGACAGGGTGCGCCGGTTGCGGAATTGGCTGTGTGAAGTGA
- the thrS gene encoding threonine--tRNA ligase yields the protein MEINNASATLHDVIKSLGLDSKKVIAANFSGEISDLSRTVTEGGEISPVTIDSPEGLEILRHSTAHLMAQAVLRLYPGSHFGVGPAIKDGFYYDIDATAPITEEDLPKIEAEMRKISGRGEPVTRTEMNKSDALKLFADDPYKTELITDIDADTVSVYRQGEYADLCRGPHVPDASRLHNFKLLSVAGAYWRGDEHNKMLTRIYGTAFATPDELKEYLKRIEEAKLRDHRKLGKDLDLFSLHEEGPGFPFFHPKGMAIMNTLIDFWRREHIRRGYTEIKTPQILDRDLWIRSGHWEHYRENMYVTEIDEKPYAIKPMNCPGSILVYKTQLRSYRDLPMRLAELGCVHRHEKSGVLHGLMRVRCFTQDDSHTYIEPSKIKEEVLAIMELDRYVYTDVFGFKYTVELSTRPADSMGTDEQWNEAEAALKDALESTNTPYTINPGDGAFYGPKIDFHLEDCLGRTWQCGTIQLDFQLPGRFDVTYRGDDGAEHTPVLIHRVVFGSIERFMGILIEHYAGAFPYWLAPVQVKIVPITDSHADYARKLHETFMDWGVRSEVDYRNEKLGRKIRDAQMQKVPYMLVVGDKEKEAGTVGVRERSKGDLGSMSLEAFRELLTKEFNPIH from the coding sequence ATCGAAATCAATAATGCCTCCGCGACTCTTCATGATGTCATAAAATCTCTCGGCCTCGACAGCAAAAAAGTAATCGCGGCAAATTTCAGCGGCGAAATTTCTGACCTCTCACGCACAGTAACAGAAGGCGGCGAAATTTCCCCGGTAACAATTGACTCCCCTGAAGGACTCGAAATCCTCCGGCACTCAACAGCCCACCTTATGGCGCAGGCAGTGCTGAGACTCTACCCCGGCTCACATTTCGGTGTAGGCCCTGCGATAAAGGACGGATTTTATTACGACATTGACGCGACCGCACCAATCACGGAAGAAGACCTGCCCAAGATTGAAGCCGAAATGCGGAAAATTTCAGGCAGGGGCGAACCCGTAACACGCACGGAAATGAACAAGTCTGACGCTCTGAAGCTCTTTGCCGATGACCCCTACAAGACAGAATTAATCACAGATATTGACGCTGATACAGTCTCAGTATACAGGCAGGGCGAATATGCAGACCTTTGCCGCGGGCCTCATGTCCCGGACGCTTCACGCCTGCACAACTTCAAGCTGTTATCCGTAGCGGGGGCATACTGGCGCGGGGACGAACACAACAAAATGCTGACACGCATATACGGAACGGCATTCGCGACTCCCGATGAGCTGAAAGAGTATCTCAAGCGCATTGAGGAAGCCAAGCTCAGAGATCACCGCAAACTCGGAAAAGATTTAGACCTCTTCAGCCTCCACGAGGAAGGCCCCGGATTTCCCTTCTTCCACCCAAAGGGAATGGCCATCATGAACACGCTAATAGATTTCTGGCGGCGCGAGCATATCAGGAGGGGTTACACTGAGATAAAGACACCGCAGATTCTTGACCGCGATTTGTGGATACGTTCGGGACACTGGGAGCATTACCGGGAAAATATGTACGTTACGGAGATTGACGAGAAGCCCTACGCAATCAAGCCGATGAACTGCCCGGGAAGTATTCTCGTCTACAAGACGCAATTACGCAGCTACCGTGATTTGCCGATGAGACTCGCGGAATTGGGTTGCGTCCACCGCCACGAGAAGAGCGGAGTCCTTCACGGCCTTATGCGGGTTCGCTGTTTCACTCAGGACGACTCGCACACGTACATAGAGCCGTCGAAAATCAAAGAGGAAGTACTCGCGATAATGGAGCTTGACCGCTATGTGTACACGGATGTATTCGGCTTCAAGTATACTGTTGAGCTTTCGACCCGCCCTGCTGACTCAATGGGAACTGATGAGCAGTGGAACGAGGCAGAAGCGGCACTGAAGGACGCACTAGAGTCGACAAATACGCCGTACACGATAAATCCGGGGGACGGTGCTTTTTACGGGCCTAAGATTGATTTTCACCTTGAGGACTGCCTCGGACGCACATGGCAGTGCGGAACTATACAGCTTGATTTCCAGCTTCCCGGAAGATTCGATGTAACCTACAGGGGCGATGACGGCGCAGAACACACGCCCGTGTTGATTCACCGCGTTGTATTCGGGAGCATTGAGAGGTTCATGGGAATATTGATCGAGCATTACGCCGGGGCATTCCCGTACTGGCTCGCGCCTGTTCAGGTGAAGATTGTCCCGATTACCGACTCTCACGCAGACTACGCACGCAAACTTCACGAGACCTTCATGGACTGGGGAGTCCGCTCGGAAGTCGACTACAGGAACGAGAAACTTGGCCGCAAGATCCGCGATGCACAGATGCAGAAAGTGCCGTACATGCTTGTTGTCGGGGACAAGGAGAAGGAAGCCGGGACTGTGGGAGTCCGGGAACGCTCAAAGGGTGATTTAGGGAGCATGAGTCTTGAGGCTTTCCGGGAATTGCTGACGAAAGAATTTAACCCGATACACTAA
- a CDS encoding dicarboxylate/amino acid:cation symporter, which translates to MEERQFRLTLAAMILGIIAGFVLKEFAPDSVVSFVDKNIITSIRTMFLNALNMMIAPVVFFSIIAGITSMADASDISRIGGRLILIYMFTTVIAAVLGMSLSSAVFSSGLPVVGHPAGAGSAVSVSVVDMIVGIIPKDLITPILKRDMLQIIFVAFLFGATINIMREKASPLLKGADIINTLNLRIITAIAKFIPLVGFLSMASLMLKLGADSLYLLGKVIFTQIAGGLVMIGVYTLLVVFLGKLSPLPFLRKLSGFALTPASMGSSTATMPFTMKFCSEKIGVSPGLASFSLPLGATVNMDGSCIYFPIFTVMAAKMYGVETDPDFFISLFIAIIAFSIGAPGVPGGVFICLTTIIQSLGMPAEAAAFALGVEPLVSLFRMTINVIGDIAVTTALASREKLIDTKIYSS; encoded by the coding sequence ATGGAGGAGAGGCAGTTCAGGCTGACTCTTGCGGCCATGATACTGGGAATAATCGCCGGATTCGTGCTGAAGGAATTTGCGCCGGATTCCGTTGTGTCTTTTGTCGACAAGAACATAATCACGAGCATCCGCACAATGTTCCTAAACGCCCTGAATATGATGATAGCCCCCGTTGTATTCTTCTCGATAATCGCGGGAATAACGAGCATGGCGGACGCTTCTGACATAAGCAGGATAGGCGGCAGGCTGATATTGATTTACATGTTCACGACCGTAATCGCCGCTGTTCTCGGAATGTCGTTAAGCTCGGCGGTATTCAGCTCCGGGCTTCCTGTTGTGGGACATCCGGCAGGGGCAGGCTCTGCGGTAAGCGTCTCAGTTGTTGACATGATAGTAGGAATAATCCCGAAAGATTTAATCACGCCCATATTGAAGCGCGACATGCTGCAGATAATATTTGTCGCGTTCCTTTTCGGGGCAACAATAAACATCATGAGGGAAAAAGCATCGCCCCTCCTGAAAGGCGCGGACATCATCAACACGCTGAACCTCAGAATCATAACGGCCATCGCGAAATTCATTCCTCTTGTGGGATTTCTGTCAATGGCTTCGCTTATGCTGAAACTAGGGGCGGACTCTCTGTACCTTCTCGGAAAAGTCATTTTCACACAGATTGCGGGCGGATTAGTGATGATAGGGGTATACACTCTTCTTGTCGTGTTCTTGGGAAAACTTTCCCCGTTGCCGTTCCTGCGGAAGCTGTCAGGATTCGCCCTCACTCCCGCCTCAATGGGAAGCAGCACCGCTACAATGCCCTTCACGATGAAATTCTGCTCTGAGAAAATCGGAGTGTCTCCCGGACTCGCGTCATTCTCGCTTCCGCTGGGCGCAACTGTCAACATGGACGGGAGCTGTATATATTTCCCGATATTTACGGTGATGGCCGCGAAAATGTACGGAGTTGAGACGGATCCGGACTTCTTCATCTCGCTGTTCATTGCGATAATAGCCTTCTCGATAGGCGCACCGGGAGTCCCCGGCGGTGTATTCATATGCCTGACGACTATTATTCAGTCGCTGGGAATGCCTGCGGAGGCCGCCGCTTTTGCGCTTGGAGTCGAGCCGCTTGTGTCGCTGTTCAGGATGACAATAAACGTAATCGGCGACATCGCAGTAACAACAGCCCTCGCCAGCCGTGAAAAATTAATCGACACGAAAATTTACAGCAGTTAG
- a CDS encoding chromate transporter — protein sequence MLYIKLFWEFFQTGLFAVGGGMATLPFLYDISDRTGWFTHGHLADMIAVSESTPGPIGVNMATYAGYITAGIPGAVTATIGLITPSVIVILLVAAFLSKFHENRYVLGAFYGLRPASSAMITAAGLILARVVFFGGSFSNTLNVKAAILAVILLVLTHGVKFTEKFHPTVWIALSAAVGIIFGF from the coding sequence ATGCTTTACATCAAATTGTTCTGGGAATTTTTTCAGACGGGATTATTTGCTGTCGGCGGAGGAATGGCGACTCTTCCGTTCCTTTACGACATTTCAGACCGCACAGGCTGGTTCACTCACGGACATTTAGCGGACATGATAGCGGTCTCGGAATCGACTCCCGGCCCCATCGGTGTGAACATGGCGACATATGCGGGCTATATCACGGCGGGGATTCCGGGTGCTGTTACTGCTACAATCGGACTCATTACACCGAGCGTTATTGTGATTTTGCTTGTGGCGGCGTTCCTGTCGAAATTCCACGAGAATAGATACGTTCTCGGAGCATTTTACGGACTTCGCCCGGCAAGCTCGGCCATGATTACGGCGGCGGGACTCATTCTTGCGCGTGTTGTGTTTTTCGGAGGGAGCTTCAGCAATACGCTTAACGTGAAGGCGGCAATACTGGCGGTGATTCTCCTTGTGCTGACTCACGGCGTAAAGTTCACGGAAAAATTTCACCCTACAGTCTGGATTGCGCTGTCCGCGGCTGTAGGGATAATATTCGGGTTCTAA
- a CDS encoding chromate transporter, which yields MKILIDLFVTFAKIGAVTFGGGYAMLPILQREIVENKKWGTDEELADYYALGQCTPGVIAVNVGTFIGRKVAGNLGGVVATLGVVFPSVVIITLLAGVIEAYSSLELVAHAFAGVRVCVCVLIFNAVAKLFSKSIIDIWTLGIYLLILAGSIFLKVSPVIFVVIAGLAGIILKVMVKN from the coding sequence ATGAAGATATTGATTGACTTGTTCGTTACGTTCGCGAAAATCGGGGCTGTAACATTCGGCGGAGGCTATGCGATGCTCCCGATACTGCAGCGCGAGATTGTCGAGAACAAGAAATGGGGAACAGATGAAGAGCTTGCAGACTATTACGCGCTCGGACAATGCACGCCCGGAGTCATCGCCGTAAATGTCGGGACATTCATCGGGCGGAAAGTTGCAGGGAATTTGGGCGGAGTCGTTGCGACATTGGGAGTCGTTTTCCCGTCAGTCGTAATAATCACTCTTCTTGCGGGAGTCATTGAGGCTTATTCCTCGCTTGAATTGGTAGCTCATGCTTTCGCGGGAGTCCGTGTCTGCGTGTGCGTCTTGATCTTCAACGCCGTAGCAAAACTCTTCAGCAAGTCGATAATTGACATTTGGACTCTGGGAATATACCTGCTTATTCTCGCGGGGTCTATATTCCTGAAAGTGTCGCCCGTAATTTTCGTTGTCATAGCGGGACTCGCCGGAATAATCCTGAAAGTGATGGTGAAAAATTAA
- a CDS encoding endonuclease III — MNKIIRILDALETQYRNEQNPPELGHSEPLDGLILTVLSQNTNDINRDRAYENLRAKFPTWHDVMTAGAAKLEDAIRTAGLAHTKAGRIITILSRIHDDFGEYSIRSLAGHGREFIREYLRALPGVGAKTVACTLLFDFGLPAFPVDTHITRISHRTGIAPEKSSPEEISRMLEGIVPAPRCLGGHVNMIAHGRAVCRSQKPACNSCVLAEMCKYFRR, encoded by the coding sequence ATGAACAAGATAATCCGCATTCTTGACGCATTAGAGACGCAGTACCGCAACGAACAAAACCCGCCGGAGCTCGGACATTCTGAGCCTCTCGACGGGCTTATTCTTACGGTGCTTTCACAGAATACGAACGACATCAACCGCGACCGGGCATATGAAAATCTCCGCGCAAAATTTCCCACATGGCATGACGTAATGACAGCAGGAGCCGCAAAACTTGAGGACGCTATCCGCACAGCCGGACTCGCTCACACAAAAGCCGGGCGAATCATAACGATACTCAGCAGGATTCATGATGATTTCGGCGAGTACTCTATACGGAGTCTTGCGGGTCATGGCCGGGAATTTATCCGCGAATATCTGCGCGCCCTTCCGGGAGTCGGCGCAAAGACTGTAGCATGTACTCTCCTGTTTGATTTCGGGCTTCCTGCTTTCCCTGTCGACACCCACATAACACGCATATCACACCGTACAGGAATCGCCCCGGAAAAGTCATCCCCGGAGGAAATTTCCCGTATGCTTGAAGGAATTGTGCCTGCACCGCGCTGTCTCGGCGGACACGTGAACATGATAGCCCACGGCCGTGCGGTGTGCCGTTCTCAGAAGCCCGCGTGTAATTCGTGTGTGCTTGCGGAAATGTGCAAATACTTCCGGCGGTAA
- a CDS encoding AAA family ATPase codes for MEFGLRVDGRGYNIFVVGQPGSGRTSYVLERLNDMAGSLPAPDDWLYLYNFAKPGEPLAVSVPAGKGKKLSDDLDELLKDLKTVISRAFEQSQYEETKARHIKEFQEKAGAIMDKLKARAEREHFSLKRTPQGFVNIPLIKDKDEDGKPITRELKPEEYEALDDKTQKKYQAKSEKISQRTVSGMREIRDMEKALKETLSRLDADMCRVAISPVMDEIRGKYAGNDALMKWFDAMTDDIIENFGAFVTAAREENAEVDFTRYQANLFVSNDPSKGAPVIWETNPTYYNLSGRVEYESHQGYLYTDFRRILAGAFHKANGGFLVLDAEKVLMNFMAWESVKRILRTGSASIENLGEQYGALPVSSLRPSAIPISLKIIMTGTAYIYELLQYYDAEFGKIFKVKASFDYDMPRTAANERKMARYVAEYVKIRNLKPFDAPALSEIIEWAGREAEDQNLLSVETGRLRELITESSAWAEGATVTRSDVTRAIHHRNYRLGLYQEKLSRAFRDGVIRVDTSGSQVGQINGLSVIDLGDYRFGHPSRITANVFMGQEGVVNIEREVKMTGPIHNKGLMILSSYLGRKYAQDMPLSLSAHITFEQNYSGIEGDSASSTELYCILSALSGLPLKQGIAVTGSVDQFGNVQPIGGVNEKIEGFYEYCKISGLTGEQGVMIPESNVRHLMLNNEVIDAVREGKFSVWAVKDIDEGLEILTGITAGRQRKDGSFSEKTVHGKVKSRLKKMLSDGMRLEKRFSRSPRKKKKQQPPSDPPLSPLN; via the coding sequence ATGGAGTTCGGCTTGAGGGTTGACGGTCGCGGCTACAATATATTTGTTGTGGGACAGCCCGGAAGCGGGAGAACGAGCTATGTTCTTGAGCGGTTAAACGACATGGCCGGGAGTCTTCCCGCGCCGGATGACTGGCTGTATCTCTACAATTTCGCAAAGCCCGGTGAGCCTCTCGCGGTGTCAGTTCCAGCCGGAAAAGGGAAAAAGTTATCCGATGATCTTGACGAATTATTGAAGGACTTGAAGACAGTAATCAGCCGGGCATTTGAGCAGAGCCAGTACGAGGAGACGAAAGCCCGCCACATAAAAGAGTTTCAGGAGAAAGCCGGGGCAATCATGGACAAGCTGAAAGCCCGCGCCGAGCGTGAACATTTCAGCCTCAAGAGAACCCCGCAGGGATTCGTGAATATCCCCCTCATCAAAGACAAGGACGAGGACGGCAAACCCATAACCCGCGAGCTTAAACCGGAAGAGTATGAAGCACTTGACGACAAGACGCAGAAAAAGTATCAGGCAAAGAGCGAGAAAATCTCACAGCGTACTGTTTCGGGAATGCGTGAGATTCGCGACATGGAGAAGGCCCTGAAAGAGACACTCAGCAGGCTTGACGCGGACATGTGCCGGGTAGCAATCTCCCCCGTGATGGACGAGATTCGCGGCAAATACGCGGGCAATGACGCTCTCATGAAGTGGTTTGACGCAATGACGGATGACATCATCGAGAATTTCGGGGCGTTCGTTACGGCGGCGAGGGAAGAGAATGCAGAAGTTGACTTCACGCGCTACCAGGCTAATTTGTTCGTCAGCAATGACCCATCAAAAGGTGCGCCGGTGATTTGGGAGACTAATCCGACATACTACAATCTTTCCGGGCGTGTCGAATACGAAAGCCATCAGGGATATTTGTACACAGACTTCCGGCGGATATTGGCGGGGGCGTTCCACAAGGCCAACGGGGGATTCCTCGTTCTTGACGCGGAGAAAGTATTGATGAACTTCATGGCGTGGGAGTCGGTCAAAAGAATCCTGCGGACAGGCTCGGCTTCAATTGAGAATCTCGGCGAGCAGTACGGCGCATTGCCTGTATCATCATTGAGGCCGTCAGCAATTCCCATCAGCCTCAAAATCATAATGACCGGGACAGCGTATATATATGAGCTTCTGCAATATTATGATGCTGAGTTCGGGAAAATCTTCAAAGTTAAGGCCAGCTTTGACTACGATATGCCCCGCACAGCTGCAAACGAGCGAAAAATGGCACGTTATGTTGCTGAGTATGTGAAAATCAGAAACCTGAAGCCCTTTGACGCTCCGGCGTTGTCAGAAATAATAGAATGGGCAGGGCGCGAGGCGGAAGATCAGAATCTATTATCCGTCGAAACAGGCAGGCTCCGGGAATTAATCACCGAGTCAAGCGCATGGGCGGAAGGTGCGACAGTAACACGCTCAGACGTAACGAGGGCGATACATCACAGAAATTACAGGCTCGGACTGTATCAGGAAAAATTATCGCGGGCGTTCCGGGACGGTGTTATACGTGTCGACACAAGCGGGAGTCAGGTCGGGCAGATAAACGGTCTCAGCGTTATAGATTTGGGCGATTACCGTTTCGGGCATCCGTCAAGAATTACGGCAAATGTCTTCATGGGTCAGGAGGGAGTTGTGAATATTGAGCGCGAGGTCAAAATGACAGGGCCGATTCACAACAAGGGCCTCATGATACTGTCGAGCTACTTGGGACGGAAATACGCGCAGGATATGCCGTTGAGTCTTTCGGCTCACATAACGTTTGAGCAGAATTATTCCGGGATTGAGGGCGACAGCGCGTCATCAACGGAGCTTTACTGCATACTGTCGGCACTCTCAGGACTCCCCCTGAAGCAGGGAATAGCCGTAACGGGTTCTGTTGACCAGTTCGGGAACGTTCAGCCCATCGGAGGAGTGAACGAGAAAATAGAGGGCTTCTACGAGTACTGCAAAATCTCCGGGCTTACAGGGGAACAGGGCGTAATGATTCCTGAGTCTAACGTTCGTCATCTCATGCTGAACAATGAAGTTATTGACGCAGTGAGAGAGGGAAAATTCTCGGTGTGGGCGGTGAAGGATATTGACGAGGGACTCGAAATCCTCACGGGGATAACAGCAGGAAGACAGCGCAAGGATGGCTCATTCAGCGAAAAGACAGTACACGGAAAAGTGAAGTCCCGCCTGAAAAAAATGCTGTCGGACGGAATGAGGCTAGAGAAGAGATTTTCACGCAGTCCCCGAAAAAAGAAAAAGCAGCAGCCTCCCTCTGACCCCCCTTTATCCCCCCTAAATTAG
- a CDS encoding M48 family metallopeptidase, which yields MRKIFAAIIFAALSCTCAHAEISKDIVASAWRRIAKADGFKEVPINYEKQDSPNAWVRFQSEKNYSVHVTTGLMKILNAEDEIAGVLGHEIGHVRLGHYSKGVSRAVGWNILGALLGRIGGIGGVAAQTAGQIGANLAESGFSRGQEVEADDYGTELLRRAGYDPYGLYRAMKAFKDHKYITQPDGFNSHPPTDRRLQHLQEKAKEVKERKEVKSSSGKSQSRKAKAKSPKHKENEWVK from the coding sequence ATGCGTAAAATTTTTGCGGCGATAATATTTGCGGCGTTGTCATGCACATGCGCCCATGCTGAAATCTCAAAGGACATTGTAGCGTCGGCATGGAGGAGAATCGCCAAGGCTGACGGATTCAAGGAAGTGCCGATAAACTACGAGAAGCAGGACTCGCCAAATGCTTGGGTAAGATTCCAGTCGGAGAAAAATTACAGCGTCCACGTTACGACCGGGCTAATGAAAATACTTAACGCCGAGGACGAAATAGCCGGGGTACTCGGTCATGAAATCGGCCATGTTAGACTCGGACATTACAGCAAGGGAGTCTCCCGGGCTGTGGGCTGGAATATTCTCGGTGCCCTTCTTGGGAGAATCGGCGGCATAGGCGGAGTCGCGGCGCAGACAGCCGGGCAGATAGGCGCGAATCTTGCTGAGAGCGGATTCTCGCGTGGGCAGGAAGTTGAAGCGGACGACTACGGCACAGAGCTTCTCAGGAGAGCCGGCTATGACCCCTACGGCCTTTACAGGGCAATGAAGGCGTTTAAGGATCACAAATACATTACACAGCCTGACGGGTTCAACTCACATCCGCCGACAGACAGAAGACTTCAGCACCTCCAAGAAAAAGCAAAGGAAGTAAAAGAGCGCAAAGAAGTCAAATCATCATCAGGCAAATCACAAAGCAGGAAGGCCAAAGCGAAATCACCCAAGCACAAAGAAAACGAGTGGGTGAAATAG
- a CDS encoding M48 family metallopeptidase, with the protein MTRKILMAVMILAVMFSCAHAEISKKTVESAFTRIAKADSFKAVPINYENDSSPNAWVAFKSKDDYTIHVTTGLMKILTTEDEMAGIWGHEIGHVRLGHYTKGRLRNIGWSVAGKILERKTGKITQTVGNIGMNLAENGFSRKQETESDEYGVKLLVKAGYNPMGLYNAMKAFRDNGYGTQSGIANWFSTHPATDDRLKNLASFAEKYRKAR; encoded by the coding sequence ATGACGCGCAAAATTTTAATGGCCGTGATGATTCTTGCGGTTATGTTTTCGTGCGCCCATGCTGAAATCTCAAAGAAGACAGTAGAATCAGCGTTCACACGAATCGCAAAGGCTGACAGCTTCAAGGCAGTCCCGATAAATTACGAGAATGACAGCTCGCCGAATGCCTGGGTCGCGTTCAAGTCGAAAGATGACTACACCATTCACGTAACAACCGGGCTAATGAAGATTCTTACGACTGAGGACGAAATGGCAGGCATCTGGGGACACGAGATAGGGCACGTAAGACTAGGGCATTACACAAAAGGAAGACTCCGCAATATAGGCTGGTCAGTCGCCGGAAAAATTCTCGAAAGAAAGACAGGGAAAATCACTCAGACAGTCGGCAACATCGGCATGAACCTGGCGGAAAACGGTTTCAGCAGGAAGCAGGAGACAGAGTCGGACGAGTACGGCGTGAAACTTCTCGTGAAAGCCGGATATAATCCCATGGGACTCTACAATGCCATGAAAGCCTTTAGGGATAACGGCTACGGCACGCAGTCAGGAATCGCAAACTGGTTCAGCACACACCCGGCCACAGATGACAGGCTGAAGAATCTCGCGTCTTTCGCGGAAAAATACAGGAAGGCAAGGTGA